One Peterkaempfera bronchialis DNA window includes the following coding sequences:
- the mgrA gene encoding L-glyceraldehyde 3-phosphate reductase translates to MSDPHPYRAADDRYGTMQYRRSGRSGVLLPTVSLGLWHNFGDTAPLETQRAVLRRAFDAGITHIDLANNYGPPAGSAEANFGRHFAADFRPYRDELFIATKAGYDMWPGPYGEWGSRKYLLSSLDQSLARMGLDHVDVFYSHRPDPDTPLEETMGALASAVRQGKALYAGLSNYSPEQMAEGAAILRDLGTPLLINQHAYSILNRDVEGGLLERSDEVGAGVIAFSPLAQGLLTDRYLNGVPADSRMAVGHFLTRDALTEQRLTMLRALDKLAGERGQTLAQLALTWLLRDRRVTSVLIGASSVAQLEQNLAALGGADFSDEELAEIDRITVEGGIPVPGR, encoded by the coding sequence ATGTCCGACCCGCACCCGTACCGCGCAGCCGACGATCGCTACGGCACCATGCAGTACCGCCGCAGCGGCCGCAGCGGCGTGCTGCTGCCCACCGTCTCGCTCGGCCTGTGGCACAACTTCGGCGACACCGCACCGCTGGAGACCCAGCGGGCCGTGCTGCGCCGCGCCTTCGACGCCGGCATCACCCATATCGACCTGGCCAACAACTACGGCCCGCCGGCCGGCTCGGCGGAGGCCAACTTCGGCCGCCACTTCGCCGCCGACTTCCGCCCCTACCGCGACGAGCTCTTCATCGCCACCAAGGCGGGCTACGACATGTGGCCCGGCCCGTACGGCGAGTGGGGGTCCCGCAAGTACCTGCTCTCCAGCCTGGACCAGTCGCTGGCCCGGATGGGCCTGGACCACGTCGACGTCTTCTACTCGCACCGCCCCGACCCGGACACTCCGCTGGAGGAGACCATGGGTGCGCTGGCCTCGGCCGTGCGCCAGGGCAAGGCGCTGTACGCGGGGCTCTCCAACTACAGCCCGGAGCAGATGGCCGAGGGAGCCGCGATCCTGCGCGACCTGGGCACCCCGCTGCTGATCAACCAGCATGCCTACTCGATCCTCAACCGGGATGTCGAGGGCGGTCTGCTGGAGCGGTCCGACGAGGTCGGGGCGGGCGTGATCGCGTTCTCGCCGCTGGCACAGGGCCTGCTCACCGACCGCTACCTCAACGGCGTGCCCGCCGACTCGCGGATGGCGGTGGGCCACTTCCTCACCCGGGATGCGCTCACCGAGCAGCGGCTCACCATGCTCCGCGCCCTCGACAAGCTGGCCGGGGAGCGCGGCCAGACGCTGGCGCAGCTGGCGCTGACCTGGCTGCTGCGCGACCGGCGGGTCACCTCGGTGCTGATCGGGGCGAGCAGCGTGGCCCAGCTGGAGCAGAACCTGGCCGCTCTGGGCGGTGCCGACTTCTCCGACGAGGAGCTGGCCGAGATCGACCGCATCACGGTCGAGGGCGGCATCCCGGTGCCGGGGCGCTGA